ATTCTTCGACAATGAAAGATCAGCCATATGGCATATCTAGATATGGTTCATCGATTTGTATAAATGCATATCTAGGTCCCTAATCTCAGTTTAATGTTTTCCCAAGGTCCAAAATACATACGACATAGCTTGGGTGCTGACGTAGTTATCCACTACAGTATTTTGCATTTAGACCCCTCCACCTCAATATGCCCCACCCCGACCCCCCACCGCTTCCACCATACCCGTGGCCGTGGGGAAGGAGGCGAAGAGACATCAATTAGGCAGTATTTGATCATCAGCGATATGAGGTCCTCGGAGCCGGGATAGATGGTACGATAGGGAGAGGGTGATCCCGTGAGTCCAGTATGGTGTGATTGTCACCTTGACCTCAGATTGTGGGAGGATCACATCGACAATAAATGCCACACCTGACTCACGGGATCACCCACTTCGTAATAAGCTATTTATCTTGACCTCCAGGACCTTTGATTGCTGATAATCGCCACAGCTATAATCACTATCTCTTCATCTCCTCTCCCACTGGTGCGGTAGGAGTCAATTTGGAAGTGGTGAGAGTCAATTTGGGGGGTATACTGTAGCGGAGGGACCTAAATGTGAAATCTGTGCCACTGTGGACAACTACGTCAGCGCCCGAGCGGTGTCATCTGCATTTTGGACTTTGGGTTATACATTAAATCAAAATCAGGGACATAGATGTGCATTTTACAAGTTAATGGACCTAGATGGCACCTCTGTCCAAGTTTAAGGACTGTCCGtggaggattttattttttttaatcataatGTGATGATACAGATTTACCCACAATATTAATGTACTCATAGTTTGTTCACTTTTTCAGTATGGTTTCTGTATACGAAGAAGCACGGGAAAGGTGGACTTGGAAAAATCAAGTAACAGAAGAAGGGCCTTATGGCTTTAAAATTCTCTCCCAAATAAGACGCCAGGACCATGGTATGTACTATAATATTGAAGACCATGATTCTGCTTGGTCCTTCTTTGTATTATAATGCAAAACGATTTTATATTTTACTTAACTGATTCTTCGCTTAAAAAGGGCAAAATTTTCTTTAGACTAACTTTTTGACATTTCCTATAGGATACTCTTAGTTTTGTGGTTCTTTGAGCAATATTTATTCAAACTCAGATCTTGCAAGGTGGCTAAGGGTAAAATCGTCTTTTGTAAAGTTTTATCTCTCCATTAGAAGAGGATATATTAAAATAATGGTTGGGAGTGtcttttggcaaaaaaaaaaagattgtccTAAGGCAAAATGATTTTCACGACAACAGAGCGTTGataaactaaagcaattaaagcTATGAATCACTTGTATTTTTCTAGTACCGAGAAACCCAGTTGCTTGTAGACTAGTCTGAACTGAAGCTAGCTACATAGTGCATGCTATGACTTATACATTATCGAAAAGATCGAAGCACGAACTGCAAGCACGTTACCATATGGTTTCTGAAGAAAGTACAAAGCTACATAACCTCATGTTGTGCAAAATCAAACTCAAAAAGAGCCTATACTGTAAATGTAAATCTAATCACATCACAATCACTGACCATTGAAATCTGAACATGGTGCATCAAATTTTGCCCTTAGAAAATGTAGGTtgcgtttttttttcattttgtaaTGATGCATTGCTTTAACTTATTGTTGTATTACTCCCAATTGCAGACTGCTGTACCTTCTCTGCTATGGCTTCAACTCTCGAGGCCAATGTAAGAGTTCAGCATGGAAGGAACGATCAATTTTCCATACCTCACCTGCAATTTATAGATGCTCAATCAAAAATCAGTGCACCAAATACCAATGAGACAAAGGTACTGAGGCTTTTGAAAAGTCTAAAAGAGAGAGACGGTGGGGTTTACTTGGATGAAGACTATGATAGTGAGGTACCTTGTTTAATTCACTTCTATGCCTATTTTCTAAACATAATGTAGAAAAAATGTGATTGCCTGGTGCCTATATTAAGCATactatgttttgtttttcaggGGAATCTCCGAGCCTTAGATGCTAAAGTTTGCAGGGTATGGAAGTTCAATCTCTACCATGTGAAGGACATTATTCATCTTCGAAGTGCTCTTCATCGGCTGCGCAGGCAAGGGCCTTTACTGGCTGTTATCCGCATCAGCCGTAATTATGATGAGTGCCGCAAGTCAGGCCATGTCTACAAATATGATCCTGCCCGAATCTGCACATATGATGATGGGAAACCCAAGACGCACGCGTTGTGTGTTGTTTCGTTTGTAACTGAGAAGGGTACACCATGCCTTGAGTGTCAGGACTCTCACGGCACAGCTTGGGGTATTGGCGGTTACTTAACTGTGGAAATCAGGTCACTAAAAGAGCTATACAGTGTTAGAGTTACGTAGCTGGTGGCTGTCAAGTCAATGCAACTCAAGACTCTACGTATGCACTCATTTTCTATCATTTTAATACTTCCTGCTTACAGTACGTGGCCAATGCAAAGATTTCATGGCTCAGAAGAAAGGGATCTTTGGAATTAATACTTTGTATTTAAGTGATAATGGCCTGTTGCTTCTCTTGACCTTTTGTCCCTTTTTTGGATGTGAGAGTTATGGAAGTTAGATTTGGGGAACAGAAGATTTTGTGATTCTATCAAAGCGAGATCATTTCTTTAATTTGAATATCCACATGCCTGAGGGTATGGTTGTAGAGTGCCTGAATGCTGATATACGTGGAATTTTGCTCATTTGATCATCAACCAGCATGCCTCTTGTTCTCTAAACTGTTAACGTGGAATGTTACAACTCGCTGATATTTTTAGTGTACTGTATAGTATACATTATATATGATCTCCGGAGGTTTCGTTGGATTTATACCTTCAGATTTCAGAGCAAGGTTAACTAGTACATCAGGCTGAGTGTATGGCTGATACACCAGCGAACAAACTTTGATGGATGAGCAAGGTACTTTAAGCGTTAGGCAGATGGACTGTATTGCACATCATATGCTAGTATTTCAGATTCAGCACATGACATACTCCAGAATCTGAATATATCTCAGTTTAAGTTTCAGATTGTAAATATGCACAACATATAGATGAAAAACTCAGTACATTCTGACTATGATAGAGTTGAGAAGTAGCTTCTTGCAGGTATAATTAGAACACATGATCCTGATCGGCATTTGAATCAGGAGCACTTCAGAATTCAAATCTGAATATTTCAGATTCACATTCTAAAGATAAACATGACCAAAACTTATACATGATGATCTCCCCCAATGTAGTTGGTTCTTAATTGTAAGTGCTAGTAGTCAAACCTGTTTGTATGTGCTAGTAGTCAAACCAATGGATGCACTCCATATTTCTTAAGTAGTTCGATTGTCGCTTGATTAGGTAGGAATATTCTAACTAATATAACGTCTTTCATTTCAAGTAGAAATAAACAATAAGATGAACGTTTATGAACTGAAGAGAGAATAGGAACTAGGATAATAGTCCAACAAAAATTCTAAATACTATTGATTGTAACTTTCCCTTGGAAGAAAGTACGGCTCATTTCCCTTGGAAGAAAGTACGGCTCATttgtaagagcaggtacaatagcaggctataagccagctgcaaacatattttaaagagataaataaggagagagaagggcagcgggctacagatttgtagccagctgtagcacggactccaagacgcagtgtgtgtatgataggtgggaccatatattaatagtgtagtatgtaactattgtattaatgagctattagattagctatagattaattggagctagtagttagctacactgttaaacttgctctaagtttACGGTAGTTCACACAGATCAATGGAGTAGTTATGTAAATGACAGGCTAATGCTTCAGTGGCTACTGGCTAGATTGATTAATCAAAGATCCCATTTCCCTTGAAGAAAGTACGGCTCATTTGTAAGTTTATGGTAGTTCACACAGATCAATAGTTATGTAAATGACAGGCTTATTTTTCAGTGATAAGATACTAGTGCGTTCGTTCCAGTGACATTGGGTGAGAAAACATCTCGTTTTCCGCATGCACGTTTCctaaactactaaacagtgcatttttttgcaaaaaaaaaattctataggaaagttgctttaaaaaatcatatttgtcagggttacggataaaaTATACTCTCTATTCTTGAATATACGTTGTATACTGATATGGTATACCCGCGCGTATACGGATATTTCCTGTGtacgttaaggaaatctatcacgtgatagaagTGGAGTCCatagatggaaggagtcctactcgaaTAAAACTGGGTCGTTACCATATCGTGTGGGGTCCGATATCCctgagtcctacttggagatcgactgacccgcggtataaaagggaccccccgagcaggacctaaggcattgaatcttaccgccaacacacccaccacagcctacgaagccagAGCCTACaagagccaagtcgccgggtgatctagtcgaaccaactcgactatgatctcgtcggtatcgccgagttctgttattccctttgtaatctatAGTTTCcactatataatcccatatcaactggattagggctattacctaccaaggggcctgaaccagtataatccttgtcttttgtttgcttgatgtcgtattacgtagatcctcgtaccagcgtaccccaatgccctctatatccggtctacgggtatcccccgtcgacaatattaatccatttttgcaatttaaaatagttaatactcaattaatcatacgctaatgatctatctcgttttgcgtatcttcccaatcttctcaatcccctccTTCTCAAACTCATTATGCTTCTCAAAGATCCCATTTTTTCGGTGGGGACAGGACTGTAAGCTTGTTTACCTGTATAATGTGTATTTGACTTCGATGTATGCGTCTCGTCTTAGTTTGAATCACACCCATGTGCATAATTGCGGTGTTAAGCGTGTGAGGGTAATTTTTTGAACAAGGATGATCCAAAAACTgctattccctccgtccaacgaagtctttttttattattattttctgtgtccaacgtttgatcatccgtcttatttaaatttttttaaaaaaaatagtcacacataaattattattcatgttttatcatctaataaaaataaaaataaaaatactaatcatagaaaaattttaaataaaataaagagtCAAACGTTGtataaaaactgaaaaatggagtctttataggatggagggagtacttcattGCAGCAAGCCGACATGCTTTGCTCCCTggcaacaaaaataaataatgaaATACAAGCTACTTTATTCCAGGTTTATGTGTAATTTTTACAGGAAAACTGTCATATTCCGATGCTTGAAAGGAGGTGGCCTAGTGAAAATTGGTGCACGTCCCGTTTTCTTTACTGGAGTACGTATTTAATCGAAGTTTAGGTTTTTGTTTGTTAATATGCTTATGAAACCCACAATTTTTAAATtatcccttcctctctcttgatTGTCTCAGGGCTACAAAGAGAAGGTTAGGTTAAGTTTAAGCTCGAGCTTATTATTATACCGAAATTGTTAGGCTGACACTGTTGGGATTTTCATGTCAGCTTGCTAAAAGTCAAAATGCTTGCTGTATGGCAGCAGCTTATTCAGATCATTTGGTCCTATGTATCTTCTTCGATTCATTAGTACTATTATGCAACCCCTGTGCTACATCCGTATTTCAGAGGGGTTGTATAATATCTATAAGAAGTGGAGACATAAAGATATAAGGTGGGACTTTCTTCTCATTCATCATTCTGT
This window of the Oryza sativa Japonica Group chromosome 4, ASM3414082v1 genome carries:
- the LOC4336738 gene encoding uncharacterized protein, coding for MVSVYEEARERWTWKNQVTEEGPYGFKILSQIRRQDHDCCTFSAMASTLEANVRVQHGRNDQFSIPHLQFIDAQSKISAPNTNETKVLRLLKSLKERDGGVYLDEDYDSEGNLRALDAKVCRVWKFNLYHVKDIIHLRSALHRLRRQGPLLAVIRISRNYDECRKSGHVYKYDPARICTYDDGKPKTHALCVVSFVTEKGTPCLECQDSHGTAWGIGGYLTVEIRSLKELYSVRVT